The Paracoccus aminophilus JCM 7686 genome contains the following window.
TCATGCACCGATATGGATCCGGCGAAGCCCCGGAAACTCCAAAGCCGCTGCGTCCTGCACACGTCGCGCATGATGGTTCAGCACATATTGGGCGATGAAACCCGAGGGCGCGCTCAACATCAAAAGCCCGGCATCGAAGCCCTGAAAATCAAGGCTTGCGAACCAGTTGCGATGAAGCTCTGGATCGCTTTCGGCCAGTCGCGCCAAGGCCCTGCCCCACGCCGTCGATGGGGCGGATTGTGCTTGCGGACGGAAATCGACATGGACAACCTTCTCGGGAGGTTCAGCCTTGAGCGGCTCGGCATGGCCATCCATCCGCGCCAGGAAATCCGGACCGACCTCCTGCCAGTGAGGTGCGCTTCGGCTATAGATCTCTCGTTGATTAAGACGATAGCCCGCCACCCTGCCCCGCAGCCCGGGCCGAAGCTGCAACAGGATCTTCGCCTCGATCATGCGCTTGATTTCGCGTTTGACGGTGCGCTCATCAACTGCCCACATCCGGGCAAGCTCTTTCTGGCCAATACTGACCTCATCGAGCTTCCAGTTATAGCGTGCCGTGACCAGCGCAACCAATCGCAGCATTGAAGTTTGAAAGCCCGGCGTGCCGTTCAGCCCTGCTATCGCAATGGCGGTCAATAAGTCATACTTCAGCGAACCCGCCTGCGGGCCTGTAAAGCGTTTGAGATCCATCTGACGTACCCACTGCTCGGTCCGGCTTCTTTGGCCGATTCTTGACTGGCTCCAAGATGCCTGAAGATCCTGTCGTTTGTCAATCAGGCTCAGATTACGGGACCTTACCAAAACAAGCCGAAAATAAAGATTTGAGGGTTATATTGGTTAAGGGGGACAGATTGGTGTCACCTAAACATAGGCGCTTTGTCACCTCAACTCGGGTTTTTCCACCCGATCTGTCACCTCACGTTGTCGCGCCAACGCGTAAAATCCCGTTCTTCGTCGAATCGAGGCGAAATCGCGAATTAGCGAAGTCTCTGTTTTGCGTTTCCGTCAATTCGCGTTATTTAGACAGGAAAGCGGCATAACGAGAGCAGTGACATGCGAGACCATTCTGATCTTCAATCCATGAACGAAAGGAGCCTTGCGCAGCAAGCGGCTGTGCGCAAGGCAACCTTCTCCCCGTCCGAGAAGAAGGTGCTCCGTCCCTTCTCCATCTGGGAAATCAGCCAGTTTATGTTCGACGTGCCCGCTGACACGTTGCGCAAGAAACTGTCGGATGATCCCTCCCTACCCCAAGGCGCGGTCGAAGAGGATGGCCGGCAGCGCTGGTTCAGTCTCTCGGAGATCAATGAGCTCCGGCGCCGCCTGCGCTTTCGCGGCAGATCGCTGCTGCCCAAACGCCCCGGCGGTCGCGCGATGCGCGTGGCGGTCTCGAACTTCAAGGGCGGTGTCGGCAAGACGGTCGTTGCACATCACCTTGCGAATGCGGCGGCGCTTGATGGCTATCGCGTCCTTGTCATCGACTTTGACCCGCAAGCGACGCTGACCCATTCGATGGGTCTGGTCGAGGTGAAGGAGTGGAATACGGTCTGGGGCATCATGTGTCGCGACCTGTGCCGCGAGGCGGACAGGATCGTCGCGGCCTATGACGATCCGGAGGACTGCCCCTACCCGTCTTCCGATGAGCTTCCCGAGGATGTCCAATCCATCGGCGCCCAACGGGTGCAAGACTTCATCCAGAAGACCGCTTGGTCGACCATCGACATTATCCCGAGCTGCGCGAATGCCGCCTTCGTCGAGTTCGCCAGCGCCCAGTACCGTGCGCTTCACAAGGCATGGAGTTTCTTCGGCTGTATCGCCCGCTATCTCGATGAGCTTCCGGAGGATCAGTATGACATCATCATCTTCGATTGCCCGCCGGCGATTGGCTATCAGTCGCTGAACGCGGCCTTCGCTGCCGACATTCTCTATATTCCGTCGGGGCCGGGCTATTGGGAATATGATTCAACGACCAGCTATCTCGGGCAGCTCGGCGACGCGATGGAGGATATTTCGACTGGCTTCGCCGCGATTGCGCAAGATGCCGGGATCCATCTGCCCAAACAGTTTGCGGATATTCGTTTGCTGATGACGCGCTTCGAAGCCTCCAATCCTCTTCATGCCGCTATGATGGATGCCTTCCGCAACGTGTTCGGCGCGGATGTGTGCAGGAACGCGATCGAGATGACGCGCGCGGTCGAACAATCCGGGCGCTTCCAGCAATCGGTCTATGAGCAGGATTACCGGCTGATGACCCGCGAGACTTGGAAGAGGGCGCGTCAAAGTTTCGATTCCGCTTACGGCGAATTCAGAGACACGGTTCTGCGCGCATGGGAGCAGCGTGAGGAGAAGAAGGAGGCACGCGCATGAGCGGGAAAAATAAATTCGGCTTCGGCCCCGTCGATCCTGTCGAGCTCAAACCGCGCAAGCGTGACGTCGGTCCGATGGGTGCGGCCGTTCGCGAGGTTGCCGGGTCCTTGGCCGAAAGCACCGAGAACCTCGTGGAGCAGCGCCGGCAGAATGCGGCAGAGGCGAAACTTTTCCGTGCAGCCCAGGAAGAGGGCAGGGTGCTCGAGGCGATTTCGCTCGACGCAATTCGGACGGATGACCTCCCCCGCGACCGTCTCGATCTCACGCTCATCGCGAATTCTGATGAGATGGAGGAGCTGAAGGCCTCCATGCGTGAGCGGGGCCAGAAAGAGCCGATCGAGGTTTACCAAACTCAGGAAGGCTATCAGCTCAAGAAGGGTTGGCGGCGGCTGACGGCGTTGCGCCAGCTGCATGAAGAGACGCAGGATGCCCGTTTCGAAACGGTTCTCGCGCGCGTTGCGGAAGGGAGCGCCAGCCGGATCGACCTCTATATCGACATGGTTGAAGAGAACGTCATTCGCGAGGACCTGAGCTTCGCCGAGATGGCTCAGGTCGCTATCTCCGCCGCGAGTGATGCCTCGTTGGACGGGCAGGGGGCCGATGCGCTCGTGGGACGTATTTACGCGTCGCTGCATAAGATGAAGCGCTCTTACATCCGGAGCTTTGTCTTTCTTCTGCAATCGCTCGGGCCGTCGCTGCGCTTCCCAAAGGCAATTTCGCGCAACCTTGGTGTTGAGGCTGCTCGCAAGATCCAAGCCGCACCTGACTTGACGCAAGGGCTTCGCGATGAGCTCGAAGCTGCTGTGACAGCTGAGGAACAGGTTTCGACGCTTCAGCGATTTGTTGATGGGGTGGTCGTAACGCGAAGAACGCCTCCTGCAGGAGCGCCCAAGCGCGGGAAATATGAGTTCCATGTCGGCAACGCCAAGGTGACCGCGCGAAAGGGAGAATGCCGAATTCTTTCGGAGGTGGACTTCTCTGCCATCGACCGCCGACGATTGCAGGTGGCTATTGAAGCCTTCCAAAATGCTCTCCGCGATACGTAACCCGCGGGTTACCTATGGTCTACAGCTCACGGCGCGTAACCCACGGGTTACGCGCCGTGTCTCTTTTTAGGGACGCAGGAGCTATGTTTGGCCGGGGTGTGTGGCCGCAGGTTCAGGCTCGTGAGTGAGTGAGGTTTCGATACAAATTCCGCATAATAAGAGGATTGTGCAGATATGTCGCGATGACCGGTAGAGCCCTACTCAGCTGATCGGAAGTCCCAATCGACCGCTTGGCCCCCTGACGCGAGAAAGAATACGAGTTCGGACAGGCGTGTTTGACGGCGCTCTAGCATTGCGGCCTACGCAAGTAATCAAATTTTATCATGAGCAAACGGCTTGCCATTTAGGGCGGCATCTACCTGAAGCCCTGCCCTAAGATTGCTCCGCCTCGATTGTGATGCGGCACCCTGATCTTTCAAATACTTGGGAAGTCTCAGCAAAAGAGCGGTTGCCGGGCGGCTGGGTCTCTGACAGAAAGCGTTGACGCTCTCGCGCGATCAATCGTGCGGTGTCATATCAGCGGGTCCTCAGCGCGGGATCTGTCCCGATGGTCTGCGGCATTGCTCGGCCGACCACGCATTTCGCGCCCGACGGGTGCCAATCTTGAGGGTCGCCCCGATGGTTAATCCGCTTCGCTCCTATGGCACACGCTTGCGGAAACTGATCGGACGGTCAGGTCCGGATTTTTTCTCCGAAGCTGTCGAGACTTGGCAGGAGGCCCCGGGCGAGGAGCTTCCCTTTCATCCTGCACTTGCACTGTCGGGCCAGATCGACCGTATCCGAAGCAGCATCTTTGCCTCGCTCCCAGAAACCATCGAGGCGCTGACCCGCGACGGGACGGCCTCGGAGGGGCCGACCATGGGCTGGCGCTTTCGCAATGTCGATCTGGTGGATGGC
Protein-coding sequences here:
- a CDS encoding DnaA N-terminal domain-containing protein, whose amino-acid sequence is MDLKRFTGPQAGSLKYDLLTAIAIAGLNGTPGFQTSMLRLVALVTARYNWKLDEVSIGQKELARMWAVDERTVKREIKRMIEAKILLQLRPGLRGRVAGYRLNQREIYSRSAPHWQEVGPDFLARMDGHAEPLKAEPPEKVVHVDFRPQAQSAPSTAWGRALARLAESDPELHRNWFASLDFQGFDAGLLMLSAPSGFIAQYVLNHHARRVQDAAALEFPGLRRIHIGA
- a CDS encoding AAA family ATPase — translated: MRDHSDLQSMNERSLAQQAAVRKATFSPSEKKVLRPFSIWEISQFMFDVPADTLRKKLSDDPSLPQGAVEEDGRQRWFSLSEINELRRRLRFRGRSLLPKRPGGRAMRVAVSNFKGGVGKTVVAHHLANAAALDGYRVLVIDFDPQATLTHSMGLVEVKEWNTVWGIMCRDLCREADRIVAAYDDPEDCPYPSSDELPEDVQSIGAQRVQDFIQKTAWSTIDIIPSCANAAFVEFASAQYRALHKAWSFFGCIARYLDELPEDQYDIIIFDCPPAIGYQSLNAAFAADILYIPSGPGYWEYDSTTSYLGQLGDAMEDISTGFAAIAQDAGIHLPKQFADIRLLMTRFEASNPLHAAMMDAFRNVFGADVCRNAIEMTRAVEQSGRFQQSVYEQDYRLMTRETWKRARQSFDSAYGEFRDTVLRAWEQREEKKEARA
- a CDS encoding ParB N-terminal domain-containing protein → MSGKNKFGFGPVDPVELKPRKRDVGPMGAAVREVAGSLAESTENLVEQRRQNAAEAKLFRAAQEEGRVLEAISLDAIRTDDLPRDRLDLTLIANSDEMEELKASMRERGQKEPIEVYQTQEGYQLKKGWRRLTALRQLHEETQDARFETVLARVAEGSASRIDLYIDMVEENVIREDLSFAEMAQVAISAASDASLDGQGADALVGRIYASLHKMKRSYIRSFVFLLQSLGPSLRFPKAISRNLGVEAARKIQAAPDLTQGLRDELEAAVTAEEQVSTLQRFVDGVVVTRRTPPAGAPKRGKYEFHVGNAKVTARKGECRILSEVDFSAIDRRRLQVAIEAFQNALRDT